TGGCGCAGCCGCTTGCCGCGCGGGACGCCGCCCATGTCGGTATAGATCATCTCGATCGCATCGACGTCAGGGTTCGCCTTGAAAAAGGCCTCGGCTTCGGACCGGTCCGCAATCACGCCCGATGACTTCGACATCGCCCGCTTACTCCTTCAACGCGCTCACGCAGTCGGCGAACGCGCCGACCAGCCGGTCGATCTGATCGTCGCCCGTCACCGGACTCACCAACATCATATTGTGGAAGGGCGCCAGCAAAATCCCGCGGTTCGCCAGGAAGAGGTGGATTGCCGCTTCGAGTTCGGGCTGCATCGCCGCCCTGGCTTCGCGGCCATTGCGCGGCGGGGTCGGGCAGGTGAGAAACTCGACGCGCGCGCCGACCTGGGTGACGTGCCAGTCGACCGCGGCGCGGGCAATCTCCTGCTCCAGCCCGGCGACGAGCCGCGCCGCGCCGCGTAGCATTTGGTCATAGGCGGCCGGTGTGATGACCTCCGCCAGCATGGTATCCATCGCGGTGATCGCGAGCGCGTTGGCCGACAGGGTGGTGCCGATCCCGCTGTGCCCCGGCGGGCGCGTATGGTTGAGCGCGACCATATGATCGCCGACCGCGGCGCTGAAGCCATAAACCGCGCAAGGTATACCGCCGCCGATCGACTTGCCGATGACCATCAGGTCGGGCCGTGGTCCATGGGTGACGCCGTGGCCGCCATGGCCCGACGAGACCGTATGCGTCTCATCGAACACCAGCAATGTGCCGGTTTCGTCGCAGAGTGCGCGAAGCGCCCCGAGAAAGCCGGGCGCATCGCGCACCATGCCGATATTGGTCATCACCGGCTCGGCAAGCACGCAGGCGATGTCGCCCCGCCGTAACGCCGACGCCAGCGCATCTTCGTCGTTGAACTCGACCACTTCGGTTGTGGCGGTCAGGTCATGGACCTGTCCGACCAGACTTGCCCGCATCGCCGGGCGACCGGCTGTCAGATCGACAAAGGCGTCGTCGACCGCGCCATGATAGGCGCCGTTGAAGATCAGGATCTTCGCGCGGCCGGTGATGCCGCGGCACCAGCGAATGACCGCACGATTGGCCTCGCTGGCGGTGGTCGTCACCTGCCACAGCGGCAGGCCAAAGGTCGCCGCGAGCCGTTCTGCCAGCGTCGCGCCGCGCTCGGTAGGCAGCATATAGCTCAGCCCTTCGCTCGCCTGTTGCGCCAGCGCCGCGGCAAGCGGCTGCGGCGAATGACCGAACAGGCTCGCCGTGTCGCCCAGGCAGAAATCGTCGTAACGCTGGCCGTCGATGCTGGTCAGCGTCGCGCCGCGCGCCGATGCAGCGACGATGGGCACCGGGCTCGGCCAGTCGGTCATCCAGTGGAAGGGGACTGCCTGGAACCAGCCTTTTGCTGCCGCATGATGCGCGAAAGCGCGCGGATTGAGGGTGCGAAAGCGCTCCGCCTCGCGCGCCGCGACGCGCGCGATCGCGGCCCCGGCGATCATCCGAGCCGGTCCTTCAATGCATAGAAAAGCAGTCCCAGCGTCGCGAGCGGGCGTTGAAGCCAGTTGCCTCCGGGGAAGGGGCGGGAGGGAAGGTTCGCGAGCAGGTCAAAGCGCTCGGCGGTCCCCGCCATTGCTTCGGCGATGAGTTCGCCCGCAAGCGTCGTCACCAGCGCGCCGTGCCCCGAAAAGCCGTGCGCGAAAAACATGTTTCCGCGCCGTCCGATATGCGGCAGGCGGTTCATCGTCACCCCAACCGCGCCGCCCCAGCCATAATCGATCTTCGCGTCGGCGATTTGCGGGAACACTCCGGTCATGAAGGGCCGCACGAATGCGGCGATGTCGCGCGGCGGCGTCTGCGAATAGCGCTCGCCCCCGCCGAATATGAGGCGCTTGTCGGCGGACAGGCGGAAATAGTTGAGCACGAAGCGGCTGTCGGCGACCGCGGCGTCGCTTGGCAGCAGTTCGTCGGCGTTGGCGAGCGGCGCGGTCGCGATATTATAGTTCATGATCGGCACGGTGTAGCGGCCGAGATCGGGTTCGAGGTCGCCGATCCAGCTGTCGGTGGCGTCGATGAAATAGCGCGCTTCGACCGCCACCTTGCCGAGCAGCAGTTGGCCGGGATCGCCCGCGCGGATCGAGGTGGCGCGCCGGCCTTCAAAAATCCGGACTCCTGCCGCCTCGGCGGCCTTCGCCAGACCGACGGCGTAGTTCAGCGGGTGAAAATGCCCGGCGCGGGCGTCATAAACGCCGCCGTGATAGCGCGGACTGGCGACATGCGCGTCCATCCCCGCCTTTTCGACAACCTCGGTTTCGTAACCGAAACGCGTCGCCAGATAGTCCGCCTCGCGCCGCATCGCGTCGAAGTCGCCCGGCGTCCACGCCGCCTCAAGGTGCCCGGACTTGAGGTCGCAGTCGATGCCATGCTTTGCGATCCGGGCCTTCACGCGGTTGTCGCGCCAGCACAGGTCGAACAGCGCGTCGGCGCGCTCGTGGCCGAACTCGGTGTCCAGTTCGGATGCGGTCCAGCGCAATCCGGGGATCAACTGCCCCCCGTTGCGCCCCGAGGCGCCGAAGCCGACATGCTCGGCTTCGACCAAAATGACCGAAAAACCGCGCTCGGCGCAGGCGAGCGCGGCGCTCAGCCCGGTGAAGCCACCGCCGATGACCGCAACGTCGCAGCTGAAATCGTCCTCAATATGATCGCGCGGCCGCCATTCGTGCGCGGTCGCGGCGTAATAGCTGTGGTTCAGCGGGTCGCTCATTCCGACGCCACCCCTAATCCGGCTCGCGTCGAGCGAAGTCGAAACGCCGCGCCGTCGCGATGGGCGTCTCGACCTCGCTCGACGCGAACGGGAAGGATGGGCAGAATATCATCGGCGGTTCAGACCCGCATCAGCAGATGTTCGCGCTCCCAGCTCGACACCACCGACTGGTAATTGAACAGCTCATAATCCTTCACGGCATAGAAAATCTCGAAGAAATCGTCGCCGAGCAGGTTGCGGACCTTTTTGCACGAGGCGAAACGGTCGAGCGCGGCCTCCAGCGTGCGCGGCAGGGTGCGTGCGCGATTATAGGCGCTGCCGGTGATCGGCTTGGGCGGGACCATCCGGTCGACCATGCCGATATAGCCGCATACGAGCGACGCGGCGATCGCGAGATAGGGATTGCTGTCGGCGCCGGGCAGGCGGTTTTCGACGCGGCGGTTGTGCTTGTCGGACACCGGGATACGAAAACCGCACGAGCGGTTGTCGGCGCCCCACTGGACGTTGATCGGCGCCGCGCTGTCGGGGCGCATCCGGCGAAAGCTGTTCACATTGGGCGCCCAGAGCGGCGCAATTTGCGGCATGAAACGGACGAGCCCCGCGACAAAGGACCGAAAGGCGGCGCTGTCGCGGCCATTCGCGGTCGCGAACAGGTTGCGACCCGTATCGGCATCGATGACCGACTGATGGATGTGCATCGCGCTGCCTGGCTGGCCCGCCATCGGGTTCGCCATGAAAGTGGCATAGACGTCATGTTGCCGCGCCACATTGCGGACGACGCGTTTGAACAGGAAGACCTCGTCGGCGAGCCGCAGCGGATCGCCATGGTTGAAGTTCACCTCCAGCTGCGCGGCGCCCATTTCGTGAATCATCGTGTCGATATTGAGCCCCATCAGCTCGCAATCGTCATAGATATGATCGATGATGTCTTCATATTCGTTCATCGCCTCCAGCCCATAGGGCTGGCTCGCCGTTTCGGCACGGCCCGACTGGCCGGTGGGCGGAGTCAGCGGGAAATCGGGATCGGTGTTCTGCGAAACGAGGTAAAACTCCACCTCGGGCGCAATGATCGGTTTCCAGCCCCTGTCTTCGTAGAGGCCCAGCACTTTTTTGAGGATCGTGCGCGGCGCGATGTCGACCTCGGTCCCGTCGCCGTTGAAGGCGTCGGCGATGACGAAAGCGGTCGGCGAGGTAAAGCCCGGCGCGACGCAGATCGTGTCGGGATCGGCGATCAATATCTTGTCCGGGTCCTTGTCCCAGACATCGTCGATGTCCTCGGGGTAATGACCGTCGATCGTGCAGATGAAGACGCTGCCGGGAATGCGCAGCGTCTTGTCCTTGACCGAGGTGAGAAACTTGCGCGCCGGCAACACCTTGCCGCGCTGAACCCCATTGATGTCGGGGACGATACATTCGACTTCGTCGATCTTGTGCTCGCTGATCCATTGTTCCAGATTGACTGACATGCGCCCCCGATTGGGCCGAGGAGCCGGCCCGTTTGTGGAGCGGACAGCCTATCGTGAAGTCGGGTGAAGCGCCAGAGGGCCGGTTTTGTCCATTGCCAGCGGGGTGGCGGGCCGTCAGATTGGCGCGCAGAAGAACCAGAGGAGGCAAGCAGCGATGAGGGGCGACAACGACCAGCTGGCAAGTTTCTGGATGCCCTTCACCGCGAACCGCGCGTACAAGGCGCAGCCGCGCCAGCTCGTATCGGCAAGCGGCATGTTTTACCGGTCGAGCGACGGGCGCGACATACTCGACGGCACCGCGGGCCTGTGGTGCAGCAATGCCGGTCATTGCCGCCCCGAAATCACCGAGGCGATCGCCAGAACCGCGGCGACGCTGGACTTTGCACCGACGTTTCAGCTGGGGCACCCGCTGCCTTTTGAGCTGGCGCAGCGCCTCGCGGCGTTGATGCCCGACGGGCTCGACCGGATATTCTTCACCAACAGCGGGTCGGAGTCGGTCGATACGGCGCTCAAAATCGCGCTCGCGATCCAGCGCGCGAAGGGGCAGGGGGCGCGCACCCGGTTGATCGGGCGCGAACGCGGCTACCACGGCACCGGCTTTGGCGGGATCAGCGTTGGCGGTCTCGTCAACAACCGTCGCGCCTTCGGCGGGGGTTTGCCGGGCGTAGACCATCTCCGTCATACGCATGATCTGG
This DNA window, taken from Sphingopyxis alaskensis RB2256, encodes the following:
- a CDS encoding aspartate aminotransferase family protein; the encoded protein is MIAGAAIARVAAREAERFRTLNPRAFAHHAAAKGWFQAVPFHWMTDWPSPVPIVAASARGATLTSIDGQRYDDFCLGDTASLFGHSPQPLAAALAQQASEGLSYMLPTERGATLAERLAATFGLPLWQVTTTASEANRAVIRWCRGITGRAKILIFNGAYHGAVDDAFVDLTAGRPAMRASLVGQVHDLTATTEVVEFNDEDALASALRRGDIACVLAEPVMTNIGMVRDAPGFLGALRALCDETGTLLVFDETHTVSSGHGGHGVTHGPRPDLMVIGKSIGGGIPCAVYGFSAAVGDHMVALNHTRPPGHSGIGTTLSANALAITAMDTMLAEVITPAAYDQMLRGAARLVAGLEQEIARAAVDWHVTQVGARVEFLTCPTPPRNGREARAAMQPELEAAIHLFLANRGILLAPFHNMMLVSPVTGDDQIDRLVGAFADCVSALKE
- a CDS encoding NAD(P)/FAD-dependent oxidoreductase, producing the protein MSDPLNHSYYAATAHEWRPRDHIEDDFSCDVAVIGGGFTGLSAALACAERGFSVILVEAEHVGFGASGRNGGQLIPGLRWTASELDTEFGHERADALFDLCWRDNRVKARIAKHGIDCDLKSGHLEAAWTPGDFDAMRREADYLATRFGYETEVVEKAGMDAHVASPRYHGGVYDARAGHFHPLNYAVGLAKAAEAAGVRIFEGRRATSIRAGDPGQLLLGKVAVEARYFIDATDSWIGDLEPDLGRYTVPIMNYNIATAPLANADELLPSDAAVADSRFVLNYFRLSADKRLIFGGGERYSQTPPRDIAAFVRPFMTGVFPQIADAKIDYGWGGAVGVTMNRLPHIGRRGNMFFAHGFSGHGALVTTLAGELIAEAMAGTAERFDLLANLPSRPFPGGNWLQRPLATLGLLFYALKDRLG
- a CDS encoding glutamine synthetase family protein, producing the protein MSVNLEQWISEHKIDEVECIVPDINGVQRGKVLPARKFLTSVKDKTLRIPGSVFICTIDGHYPEDIDDVWDKDPDKILIADPDTICVAPGFTSPTAFVIADAFNGDGTEVDIAPRTILKKVLGLYEDRGWKPIIAPEVEFYLVSQNTDPDFPLTPPTGQSGRAETASQPYGLEAMNEYEDIIDHIYDDCELMGLNIDTMIHEMGAAQLEVNFNHGDPLRLADEVFLFKRVVRNVARQHDVYATFMANPMAGQPGSAMHIHQSVIDADTGRNLFATANGRDSAAFRSFVAGLVRFMPQIAPLWAPNVNSFRRMRPDSAAPINVQWGADNRSCGFRIPVSDKHNRRVENRLPGADSNPYLAIAASLVCGYIGMVDRMVPPKPITGSAYNRARTLPRTLEAALDRFASCKKVRNLLGDDFFEIFYAVKDYELFNYQSVVSSWEREHLLMRV